From the Lolium rigidum isolate FL_2022 chromosome 2, APGP_CSIRO_Lrig_0.1, whole genome shotgun sequence genome, one window contains:
- the LOC124688498 gene encoding ethylene-responsive transcription factor ERF109-like, producing MVPRLEHEFLLPNSEQENSLFLRALISVVSGDAVVPTLHIEPSTLPFAVAAPAAACARCGVDGCLGCDVVATTGSSSEGEEFTAASFVKDGGVRKRRARKGGKFRGVRQRPWGKWAAEIRDPHRAVRKWLGTFDTAADAARAYDVAALEFRGRRAKLNFPIAAASSTASASSWAAAQPQRFSDSHRETCCSKASSPVHVSWLPEQGKPVAREHEIWGGLYEIMMMDDCKF from the coding sequence ATGGTGCCGAGGCTGGAGCACGAGTTCCTGCTCCCCAACTCCGAGCAGGAGAACTCCCTCTTCCTCCGCGCCCTCATctccgtcgtctccggcgacgcCGTCGTCCCTACGCTGCACATCGAGCCGTCGACGCTGCCATTTGCCGTTGCCGCTCCCGCTGCGGCGTGCGCAAGGTGCGGCGTCGACGGGTGCCTCGGCTGCGACGTCGTCGCCACGACCGGCTCGAGCAGCGAGGGTGAAGAGTTCACCGCCGCGAGCTTTGTGAAGGATGGCGGCGTGCGGAAGCGGCGCGCGAGGAAGGGAGGCAAGTTCAGAGGCGTGCGGCAACGGCCGTGGGGCAAGTGGGCGGCGGAGATCCGCGATCCGCACCGCGCCGTGCGcaagtggctcggcaccttcgacaccgccgccgacgccgcgcgcGCCTACGACGTGGCGGCGCTCGAGTTCCGCGGCCGCCGCGCCAAGCTCAACTTCCCTATCGCCGCCGCGTCATCAACAGCGTCGGCCTCTTCTTGGGCGGCTGCGCAGCCGCAGCGCTTTTCGGATAGCCATCGCGAGACCTGCTGTTCAAAGGCGTCGTCGCCGGTGCACGTGTCGTGGCTGCCGGAGCAAGGAAAACCGGTGGCGAGGGAGCATGAGATCTGGGGTGGGTTATACGAGATCATGATGATGGACGATTGCAAATTCTGA
- the LOC124688499 gene encoding ethylene-responsive transcription factor ERF109-like: MVPRLERGFQFLNSEQENSLILRALISVVSGDTAAVVPTLVHLQPSTPPFAAAACARCGANGCLGCDLATAVAATTGSSSEGEECSATTFAKNGGVGKRRARRASKFRGVRQRPWGKWAAEIRDPHRAVRKWLGTFDTAAEAARAYDVAALEFRGNRAKLNFPAAAAASLSASASVSSWAAMQPQPQPQPRRLSESHRDNCGSNASSPAHVPRLPEQGTPVAREQEIWDGLHEIMMLDDGSF, encoded by the coding sequence ATGGTGCCGAGGCTGGAGCGCGGGTTTCAGTTCCTCAACTCCGAGCAAGAGAACTCTCTCATCCTCCGCGCCCTCATCTCCGTCGTCTCCGGGGACACCGCCGCCGTCGTCCCCACGCTGGTGCACCTCCAGCCGTCCACGCCGCCCTTTGCTGCTGCCGCGTGCGCTAGGTGCGGCGCGAACGGGTGCCTCGGCTGCGACCTCGCCACCGCCGTGGCGGCGACGACCGGCTCGAGCAGCGAGGGCGAAGAGTGCTCTGCCACGACCTTCGCGAAGAATGGCGGTGTGGGGAAGCGGCGTGCGAGGAGGGCGAGCAAGTTCCGCGGCGTGCGGCAGCGGCCGTGGGGGAAGTGGGCGGCGGAGATCCGCGACCCGCACCGCGCCGTGCGcaagtggctcggcaccttcgacaccgcCGCCGAGGCCGCGCGCGCCTACGACGTCGCCGCGCTCGAGTTCCGCGGCAACCGCGCCAAGCTCAACTTtccggcagccgccgccgcgtcgttgtCGGCGTCCGCCTCTGTTTCTTCTTGGGCAGCCATGCAgccacagccgcagccgcagccgcggcGCTTGTCGGAGAGCCATCGCGACAACTGCGGTTCAAATGCGTCGTCTCCCGCGCACGTGCCGCGGCTGCCGGAGCAGGGGACGCCGGTGGCGAGGGAGCAGGAGATCTGGGATGGGTTGCACGAGATCATGATGCTGGACGATGGCAGCTTCTGA